The nucleotide window CTTTAAGGACAACATCGCCGGGATTCACTATACCGTTGAATCCGGCAGGAGCGACGGCTCGTACTATGTCCTCAAGAGTCTCCCCGGGAGGGAGGGCGCTGCACTCCTTCTCTGGGGCAGGGTTGAGGATTTGAAGGCTGTTCTCGGCAGGGCAAAGGTTCTCGGGTTTGAGCGGGTTCTGACGCTCCTGCCGGGCGACGTTGAGAGCTTCGGCGCTGAAAAGGTGGGAAAAATTAAGATCCTCGCGAAGGAGCTCACCTGAGGAACTCCATGGCAAGGGCAACCTCCATCGCCGTGCCGAGGTGGAGAACCTCTTCATCAACGTCGAACCTTGGATGATGGTGCGGGTAGGTTATCCCCTTTTCCTCGTTGTAGATTCCGAGCATCAGGAACGCTCCCGGGACTTTCTGGAGATAGAAGGCAAAGTCCTCGGCGCCCATGGTCGGCTCGACATCGCTGTGCCTCAGCCCGTACTTTTCGGCAACGTTTCTGGCAAAAGCCGCCATGCCCTTATCGTTAACGGTCGGCGGGACGAGCTCCTCTATCGACAGTTCGTAGGAAGCCCCGTGTGCCTTTGTGACGCCTTCGAGTATCTCCCCCATGCGCGTCTGAATCAGCTCGCCTATCTCGTGATTGAAGAACCTTATCGTACCCTTCATCTTGACCTCCTCTGGAATCACGTTGAAGGCCGTTCCGGCGTGTACAGCAGTGACGCTTACAACGCCAGTCTCAATTGGAGGTACGTTTCTGCTCGCTATGGTCTGGAGTGCGAGTATTGCTTCCGCCGCTATGGGAATTGGATCGACGGTCTGGTGCGGCGATGCCCCGTGGCCGCCTTTTCCTATTATCCGTGCCTTGAATATGCCCGCGCCGGCCATGATGGGGCCTTCCCTTATGCCTATGACCCCACTGGGGAGGTCATGCCAGACGTGGAGGCCGAACACTGCATCCACTCCTTCAAGTGCCCCACCCTCGATCATCTTCACCGCTCCGTTGCCGCCCTCCTCGGCCGGCTGAAAGATGAGCCTTACCCTGCCGCTGAACTCATCGATGTGCTCCGAGATTATCTTTGCGGCTCCGAGAAGCATGGCCGTGTGTGCGTCGTGGCCGCAGGCGTGCATCTTGCCCGGAACACGGGACTTGTAGGGGACGTCGTTCTCCTCCTGAACGGGCAGGGCGTCCATGTCCGCCCTGAGGGCTATAGTCTTCTCCCCTTCTCCGATGTCGGCAATTATTCCGGTTCCAACGCGCTTTATCCTGTATTCCCATTCGTGGAGGTGCTCTTCAACTATCCCCGAGGTTCTCTCCTCCTCGTACTTAAGCTCGGGGTGCATGTGGAAGTCTCTTCGCCAGGAGATTATCTCCTTTTCAATCCTCTTTGCCTCTGAAACCGGGTCAAAGCCCATGGTCTTCACCATGGGACATTCTGCCTGGGAGGATATTAGCTTTTCGATGCTCATCTGAATGGGGGCACCGACCGTAAAATTTATAAACCCACCCAGATAGGTGATTACGGCGTCGATGGAAGTGGGCCGGTAGCTCAGCCTGGTATGAGCGCCGCCTTGGCAAGGCGGAGGCCCCGGGTTCAAATCCCGGCCGGTCCACCATTCCTTGGGTTGGGCCCGTGGTCTAGACTGGTTATGACGTCACCCTGACACGGTGAAGGTCCGGGGTTCGAATCCCCGCGGGCCCACCATAAGAAACTTTTCTGGCGAAAAGTTTCATCAAAGTTTGTAGCTACTAACTTTTGGTAAAGCTTTTTCCAAACGCTTGTTTGCCTGCGCGACGTCAAGCTTTGCTCGGGTGTAGACTGAGACGATAAGGTTTATAAGACAACGTCCCAACCCAACGTGAGGCGAGACCGGTGGGGCGGGAGATAACCGAGGAAAAGCTCCAGAAGTACTTTAGAATCACCGAAGAGGCTTTAAAGACCCTTGAAATAGCCGTCCATGAGAAGAGCCTTCTTAGGGGCGTTGCGGAGGATTTTCTGACGATGGCGAGGAGCTATTTCAACGACGCCAGGTACTACTACGAGAGGGGTGACTACGTGACGGCTTTCGCGGCACTTAACTACGCGCATGGCTTTATCGACGCCGGCGTGAGGCTTGGCGTTTTCAGGGGAGAGGATGACAGACTTTTTGCCTTCGGCTGAGGTGAGAGCCATGGGAGACTATGTCGTCGTTTTGGAGGCACCCATAATCGTGAGGGACGTCGAGACCAGTGAAGATGCGATAAACGTTGCGGTTTCCAAGGTCGCCAAGGCGCTTAATAAGGAGAAGCTTGATTTCGTGAGGGTTGAAATAGGCTACTCCCAGTGCCCCGTCTGCGGGGCCCACTTTGAGAGCGCCTTCATCATTGGCTCGGTGGGTCTCGTGGGGATGTACCTCACGATCAAGGTGTACAACGCCCAGACCATCGAGCACGCCGAGAGGATAGCCAAGGCCGTCATCGGCAAGGCCCTCAAGAAGGTTCCCCTCAAGGTCTATGAGATACGGGAGCTGACCGAGGAGGATACGGGGGACGGTCTGGAGCTTGGGGAGTGATCAGATTTCCCCCTCGATTTCTTCTTCTGGAGACGTCTCCCAGTACACCCACAGTGCGCCCAGGCTGTTTATTACGTACCGCACCGCTCCGAGGGAGAGCAGGAGGAGCAGCGTCAGTGCCCCCATGTAGTATTTGTACTGGAGAATCAGAAAGACGTCCACGATTGAGAGGCCCAGCCCCAGGGTGAAGTAGCCGCAGGGGTTGGATCTGGCGACGCGCCATATCTTCTCCACAACTCCCACGTTCCTGGTGAAGTAGTATGCTGGGACGACGAGCGCGAATGCCGGCGTGGCTATTATCCCGGCTATGAACGAGCCGAAGGGACCGAGGATCGCTATGGGAATCGCCAGGAGGATCAAGGCGATCAGAACGAAGATGAACGTCAGAACCTCCGCGGCAATCAGGGCTGGCAAAGCTTTCAATCCGGCCGCGATGGATTCCAGGGTCCTCTTCTCCCCCTCCCTGGCCAGCTCCACCGCCGCGTCCACGAGAGCGTAGCTGAAGGCCAGCTGAGCTAGGAATGCCCACACTGAAAAGATAACCATCAGGGGAATTTTTTCTCTCATCTCGCTCGATGCATGGAGGTACTCCCAGTACGTATCTCTGTAGACGCTCATTCCGCAGCAGCTCACGGTCGTCTCGTTGGGGCGGTAGTAGGTCTCGTCGCATCTCATTCCATGGCTCCCGAAGAATTCAGGGTTGGAGTTGAAAACCGAGTGGCAGGTTATGGCGTCGTTCTCCTTCTCCATCAACCTTAGTATCTCCTTCACCCTCCCGTAGCTCTCCATGAACTCACTCACCAGCGGGAAGGGAAGGGCGTAGGTTATGAGCAGGGCTGTGATGAGCAGACCCATGAACTTCTTACTTCTGAGCGTCTTATTGGCCTCTATGTAAAGAGTCCTCATGTTACATCATTAAGTGGTGTGTCAGTGGATCTATTTAAGCCTTTTCCTTCCGGCCTCGACAAAGCTTTTAAGCACCCACCAATCAACCAACGACATAACCCCGGGAGGTTTTGCCATGGCAAAGTTCATATTCGTCACCGGTGGTGTGGTGAGCGGTCTCGGAAAGGGCATAACCAGCGCCTCACTGGGAATGCTGATGAAGGCGCGCGGGTTGAGAACGACAAACATCAAAATCGACCCATACCTTAACTACGACGCGGGAACGATGAACCCCTACCAGCACGGAGAGGTATTTGTTCTCGACGACGGCGGTGAGGTTGACCTCGACCTCGGCAACTACGAGCGCTTCCTTGACACCAGCTTAAGCTTTGACCACAACATAACGACGGGCAAAGTTTATTCCGCCGTCATAGAGAAGGAGCGGAAGGGAGAATACCTCGGCGCCACCGTCCAGGTTATTCCCCACATAACCAACGAGATAAAGGGCCGCATCAGGCGGCTCGCCAGGGACTACGACGTTGTTGTGGTGGAAATAGGCGGAACCGTCGGCGACATCGAAAGCATGCCCTTCCTCGAGGCGGCGAGGCAGATGCAGATCGAGGAGGGCAGA belongs to Thermococcus camini and includes:
- a CDS encoding M20 metallopeptidase family protein is translated as MGFDPVSEAKRIEKEIISWRRDFHMHPELKYEEERTSGIVEEHLHEWEYRIKRVGTGIIADIGEGEKTIALRADMDALPVQEENDVPYKSRVPGKMHACGHDAHTAMLLGAAKIISEHIDEFSGRVRLIFQPAEEGGNGAVKMIEGGALEGVDAVFGLHVWHDLPSGVIGIREGPIMAGAGIFKARIIGKGGHGASPHQTVDPIPIAAEAILALQTIASRNVPPIETGVVSVTAVHAGTAFNVIPEEVKMKGTIRFFNHEIGELIQTRMGEILEGVTKAHGASYELSIEELVPPTVNDKGMAAFARNVAEKYGLRHSDVEPTMGAEDFAFYLQKVPGAFLMLGIYNEEKGITYPHHHPRFDVDEEVLHLGTAMEVALAMEFLR
- a CDS encoding DUF357 domain-containing protein, with the protein product MGREITEEKLQKYFRITEEALKTLEIAVHEKSLLRGVAEDFLTMARSYFNDARYYYERGDYVTAFAALNYAHGFIDAGVRLGVFRGEDDRLFAFG
- a CDS encoding DUF555 domain-containing protein — encoded protein: MGDYVVVLEAPIIVRDVETSEDAINVAVSKVAKALNKEKLDFVRVEIGYSQCPVCGAHFESAFIIGSVGLVGMYLTIKVYNAQTIEHAERIAKAVIGKALKKVPLKVYEIRELTEEDTGDGLELGE